tttttagttttagaaaaataagcggatcccaaataAACCCGTAAAAGATTATCTTAAACAATTgaaatttatctttttaaagatattgttttttataatatgatataaactcaaattttaaatatccAAGGAACTTAGAAATTAGCTCTCAGAAATTTTAATTCTTATGAGCTATGAGCTAAACTCTTAGAAATTtatcaatctcaaaatttttgatTCTTAGCAACTGGACATGGGGTTGGATGTGCTTTTAGTTGTGTTCTTTACTATATTATAGTTTTTAAGTGGTTAAAAACCAGGAGGTTGGATGGGATTCAGAGAAGCCAGGGTATGATGGACTAATTGAAGTCGCAAATCGACTTATGATGAAGGGCAGAACCAATTCTGATACCAGAGAAGCAACGGTAATTCTCATTGCTTACAAATTATTAtagttctttttttgttgtgcaACAATGAATTGAGAATCTGTGTTACCTAATAAGTTCTACCCACTATTTGACTTGAATTAATGACTCCCGCCATATGGAAGTAATAATCTAGCCACTTAATTAAGTTGAACATTTCCCATCATAAAGAGAAAAGTGAGTCTATCAATTCCATGAATGATAAGTGTAACATTGCATATAGTCAATAACATAAAATATCTGTAATTGCATGAATTAGCTTATTATTGTAAGCACTAAACATTGTGCGAATGTACAGTTGCTATAAAActtcaactaaataaattgaTGTATATATGTGTCTGTTAGTAGATATATGTAGGTGTATGTGCATTAAGGTTAGTGTTATAATGTGTAAGTAGAGGATAAAATGTAATCAATTCATTGCATGTGCCTTTTGTATATGCCAGGTACGAATATTAGTGTCGTTGTTTCCTCCATTTCTGTTGGAGCTTTATCGAATACTCATAACACCTATAGGAGGaggaaaagtagctgcaatgaTGGTGGGTGAGTTACAATCCTTATGGGTATTTGTCTTTGAGAGCTTATTTACATTCCCTTTGTTCTTAATTAAACAACTACATGAGCTCAAAAGTATGGAAAAGCCTCAAGTCAAgtgtttctttgttctttaaaGCAAGGGTGACTGCACTCACTTGTCAATGGCTCATGGGCACATGCACCGTTAATTCTGTTGATCTACCCGATGGAACCTCCTGCAGAAGTGGGGTGATGCCTCAACCTTCCTATTCATTCTACCTCATACTTAATTGGCGATATATTCATGAACAACTAGTATACTAATCCTCCTAAGGGTGAGTTTGTCATTCATGTAGGTGTTTGTAGACAAATGCAAGTATTTAGAGGAAAGCAAATGTGTTGGGATCTGTATCAATACTTGTAAGCTTCCAACACAGGTGAGccattttcaaattatttctatagcatcttctctctctctctctctctctctctctctccccccccccccccccccccctctcaaTTTGGGTAACCATATGAGTTTTATAACAAGAATATTCTTGTGCACTTTGACTGCATCTATCAGGTTTGGTCGTTTATAATCTCAAATTGTTTTTGTTGCTCTAGAATTTCTTCAAGGATTACATGGGAATTCCTTTACTAATGGAGCCAAACTTTAGTGATTATACCTGTCAGGTAAtcctaattttatttgtttaccatTCAAACATCTTATGCGTTATGCCCCATATCATAAAAGAGAGTACCGTGTATAGGCAGAATTGATTAGTTTACTATTCAAACATTTTATGCCCTTAATCAGgtaattctaattttttttggtttactatTTAAACATCTTATACCCTTATTTAAAGACAAAAAGTACCAAATTCTTTTCCTGTTGCTCTTTTGTTTATATTCCAGTTTGGCTAAGCAATCAATCCATTTTCCAAGGAGAATTGGGGCCAAGTTTGCTTTTAAATCCTTGTTGACTCCAAATTCCCAGTTCTCACTTGTAATCTAGCTGAATATCAAGTAGCTAGATAAAGATTGTCACCCAAACTGTCATCTTTCTGCAAATGTACGACTTCCCTGACTTACTCGTTCTTTTGTGGGTCTAACATGGCAGTTTAAATTTGGGATTCTTCCTCCATTGGCTGAAGATGATATCGCCCTCAAGGAGCCTTGCTTAGAGATATGCCCAGATGCCACTCGACGAAGAGAGGTCACCAGAGCCATGAATGTACCACAATGCCCAAAAGCCTAAATACGAACTGAGTTACACTCTCCAACTCCCACCACCATGGACATTTGTAGTTTTACTTTGGGGTGTAGTACAAAAcacttgaagaatctcaaacTGCTAATCATGTCAAATTTGGATGTCATTTCCTTTCTCTATCTCTACAATCTGGCCAGGATGTTATTACCACGAGATTAGCTAAAACAGATATTTGCATTTCCCAACCAACATGGTCTGCACATACTGCCACATGCAGAAGCAGCTGGTTTGGCAAAATGATCctaatttaacaattttttggTTGTTATCCCTCATATAACAATTTCacaatgatattgttttttgCCAATTCCATCtgaatataacaattttttgcCAATTTCACActgatattatttttcttcagtGAAATTGACAATAAGATTGCAGATTTCATAAggaaattgcttttttttttttaattaaaaaatttatttagcgCAAAATTGACAATGAGATTGCATGAGTGGTACACACTACACAGTCAAATAGTATCCAAAatagtattatttaatttattttgtcaaAACCCTATGCAAAAAGATAGGACCTATCAACTTTTTAGAAATATTTCAATATTTCTTTCCTACCTATTTGTGCACAAAACCAAATAGTTGTAAATTTCCCCTTAATTTATTTCCCTCATACCAAACATGGCtgaagaaacaaacaaagaatgTTTAATATTGAACTTATATGGTGCACGAATTACTCATGAACTAATGGCTAGAATCATACAGAAGTAAGAACTAAAATAAGCGCACAAAAAATAACTTGCAATCATAAATAACAATACAGACTATCATTTCATGCTtatcccaaaagaaaaaaaaaaaaaaaaaaaaaaaaagttctcaaGTCATGTGAGATACACTGAATTGTACAAATTACCGGTCCCAACCAGAGGGCCTCCGcctttctctaggtttatctcTTGAACTGCAAAAGAAGCAACGAAAGAACATAAACAACAATAAcattctaaaatttattttagatgaATACAACTAGATAAAATGATGAAAGTCTAGCTCAGAAAAGTAACCTTTCTGGGTTCTTTTGAGTTGCATTCTCTGTGGAGATTTGACTGGTGGTGTTTACACCTGACGTAGCAGGACAGAATGAAATAGTTGTCTGTGGTCTATATACATCTCCACCAATTGAACCCCCAGACACAAAGCCTGGTAGTGCTGTTCTCTTGTTGGCGTACGCACTTGAACTGTTACTCAAACCCTGATTCTGAGAGTTTGATGAAGCAGCAACAAATTTACTCTTAAAGTGAGCCATCGCTCCAGTTCTGAGTGAATTAACAGCAGCAGATCGACTTGGAACAGAGCTTGGCGAAGTATTATTGGATTCTGGATTATATCCAATgcccaaaccaaaatcaacccCACGAACACCTcgaccactaccaccaccaccaccaccccccctCCCTTTGCCCTTCTTCCCTCCTGCACATTTTGCATAGACATTACACATCAAATAGAAagctagcaaaaaaaaatcttaagggCTCTTTTATAAATCCAGCAATACCAAGCTCCTTATCTTGCAAAAAAATCTTAAGAACATGGGCGGCAATAGGATctaacaaatatttaaccaTCTTTGTTTCTTCAACCAATCACAATGCTGATTGGAAGACAAAATCTAGTTTCATAACATTTTAGGTAAATCCCATAGGCATTAGAATGATCACATGGGCACATGTTACAACAAGATAGAAAACCTTTTGTTTTAGTAAGTACTATAATGCACCCAAAAATAACATACCTCCTTTTCTTGCATCGCGTTTGGACCTGAATCTCCCATCCTAATGATTTGCAAAGTAAATGTCAATTAGTCATACAAAACACTTAAGTCTGACCTAAAAACTTGTGCCAAATTTAAACCTATCAAACAGAACAATGACAGATTTGAAAACGTTCCAAGCATGAGATGAGATACTGCCATCCAAAACAATAACCATGATTTGATTATAAACAGAAATAGATTGGTTTGTATTGGTCATGTTTAGAATATAGCACCATCATGGTACTGTCACCTATTTGATAATATCGGAAAGATGAAAGGCGGTAATTTGGTCATGTGGAAGagtaagaaagagagagtagtAGCATGATTTAGAAAAGTGTAGTCACAGCTAAAAATGATAATACCAGttcttaaaacataaaacatcaATAAACAAAAGAGTTACCTTCATAGCAAGATCCATCAGTTCCATGGACACATTCTGACCAGCAGCAATCAAACAATTAACCAATTCACCAGCAAACCGTGCCTCTTTCTGAGTAATTAGGGTGTATGCAGTGCCATCTTTGTCACCAGCACGACCTGTTCTACCAATACGATGAACATGCATGTCCATGTCTCTAGCAATATCAAAGTTCACCACTGATTTAATTGACTTGATGTCAAGACCACGAGCCGCAACATCAGTTGCAATAAGAACATGGTAGACGCcagatttaaatttttgtaaaatttccATGCGAGAAGCCTGGTCCTTGTCACCATGAAGAGCTGCAACTTTAAAAGCTTTCTGAACCAATTGTGATTCAATTTCATCCACTGTGGTTTTTTTTGAAGCAAACACTAAAACGTCTCCATTATCAATCATTCCAGGTAGCTGTTCAAGAAGCCAAGGCAACTTCTCTGCATCAGAAGGAATAACATGAACTACCTGAGTAATATCCTCATTGGCCATTCCCACCTCTCCCACTGTAACTCTTACAGGATCAGTGAGAATTTCTCTAGCTAACTTCTCAACTTTACGGggcattgttgcagaaaataataGGGTCTGGCGGTCTGGCCTAATCTGACCAACAATAGACCTAATTTGAGGCTCAAATCCAAGGTCAAACATCCGATCAGCCTCATCAAGAACCAAGTAAGTTGCTCTTAACATTGTCAGTGCCTTCATCTTTATCATGTCTATCAATCTCCCAGGTGTAGCAACCACTATCTCACAGCCAGCCTTGAGTTCTTTGAACTGTTCAAGTTTTGACATACCACCATAGACAGCAGAGACGCATATCCCATGTGATTTCGAAAATTTCTTGGCCTCTAAGAATATTTGGTGTGCTAATTCTCTAGTAGGTGCACATATCACTCCTATGGGACCTTCTTCTTTCCCAATTTCAGGCTGATCCATAATATGAACAATCATGGGAAGCACAAAAGCAGCAGTTTTACCAGAACCCGTCTTTGCTATACCAATGACATCTCTCCCAGAAAGCACAATTGGTAAAGCTTGGCACTGTATTGATGTAGGCTTCTCATACCCTTGTTTCTTTATGGCATTCATGAGTTGCACAGAAAAACCAGAGTCTTCAAATGCCTTAATTGGCCTTGGGACATCAAAACCCGATACACGAATAGCCAAGCTCTTCCTGTATTCTGCAACATCCTGCTCACTCATACCTaaaaagccaaaacaaaattacCAAACTATAGTGCttttcctcctcttcttcttctcaataaaattatttttttaaaaaaagagttaaattcacctacaattttatttctagaGTACAAATACAACAAATTCGTTCAATTGAGTAGAATTGCATTTCTCAAATTTATCTCTGAAATTCGATGCAATCTGCTATAAAAATTCTATGTTCCATCTCTAAATTTCCCTATTTCAACTCATTTAGCGTTTCATTCATGTCAATTATCCACATAACTCagaaaaaaccaaatttttgcCTACACTAACAGCACATAGAGCTTGGACATGAAACCAAATTCAGTCAGTGTTCAAGTTTTAGGCAATAGTTACCAAATTCAATTACATTTCTCAAACTTATCCCTGCCATTCAATTCTAATTCCACTACTCAGCCTTtcaaatcaggaaaaaaaaaatcccttgtAAACCAAAAACAGTGAGTGTTGAGCTTTTCATTTACCCGAAATGGACTCCTTCTCCTCATAGAAATCCTTAGTAAATGGGTCGTAGTCGATCTCGCTGTGATCAAGAGGCAGAATTGGCTCGATCTTCTTCTTGTCTAGCACAATAGGGTTGTCATCAGAGTCATACTCAACCATACCGGCATCGATGGCCTTAGCAGCAGCATAAACCTCCTCGTCGGAGTTGTACCCGGCGTGAAGAGCCTCGGAGGCGAGAGTTAACCCTAAATCCTTCTTAGCCCTGAGGAAAGTCTCCATTGGATCATCTTCCTCGTCGTCCTTGTACCTCTCCGCCTTGTCTTTCGGCTTCGGAGGCGGCGCTGACCTCACCTCTTCCTGTATGCTCTCCATGAACGCGTCCAGAGGGTCAATTTCGTCGCCTTCGTTTCgatcattgttgttgttgttgttgttgtcgtcgtcgtcgtcgtcgtcgtcctCGTCGTCGGTGTTAGTTTGGTTTtccttgttgttgttgttgttttcgtCGTAATCGATGTTGTCGAGGTCGGTGTCTTCGTAGTTGTCGTGGTGGAAACGAGAGGACGGAGGGACGTAGAGTCGCTGAGGTTGTTGGGAGGTCTCGAAATTGAAAGTGGGTTGCCGGTTTATGCCGAACCCTTCGAACCCGAACTTTCGCTTCGACATGACTATGTTGCTTCTGCTTCCTAGGGTTAGATTTGGTTTCTGTGTGTTGAagggtttttactttttagggtTTTAAGTTTAAGCTTTGGAGCTGGAAGGGGAAGAAGATTGGAATATTGGGATTGTGATTTGGGAGAGGTGAAGTGAAGTGAAGGCACAAAGAAAAGAGATGGGTTGGCGGTGGAGGGTCTGGATTGAGTCGGGTTTGGATCCGAtgaggaatttttgtttgggccTTGCCTTTTGTAGAGCAAGCCTGGCCCGACATGTACAAATTAGTATGAATTCATTAACTACGTTTGAGTTTTGAGTCTACGGAGACAGTCTATCCAAATCGTCAGCTTGTCAATGAGCTAATGGACTTTTTAGCCGACTTGTCTCCCTAGCTTCAGAATTGAGATGGTAGAATATCCTTTTGGTTTAGCCCTTTTTATTCTGTTGCCCTTTATAGATGACAAATTATTATGGTAATTTGCTTATTTATATACAACACTTTTAGGCCACTAGTGTTAACAAAACACTTGGGTTattaaaacaacattttttgttgttaaaaatattaccaaacgctctaaccattttctaacaacttgtttccatttatcaattattaaaataatagcCTTTTTCTAATAGTTGCATCAAATTTGTTTCCATTGAGTACAACTCTAATGGGTTATTTAATGATTCTGAGATATGAGGTCTTAAGTTCAAAACTCCTAACCTGCATCTTGGGATCACCTTTAATGATATCTTTTTGTAATTACTTAATGTGTAGGATAAAGAATTAGAAAATACTCAACTTTGGAGTATGTGAGGTCTCGAGTTCAAAGCTCCAAATAATTAGGGGCTTTTACAAATATCAcccttaaattttcaattttcattgaTAATTCAATATATACAATGGAGATGTGTCAATCAgttaagttacaaaactcttcACAATGTGAGTACTAATTTAGTCTGTGAACATccaattacaacatttttttttttttttttatgcaagatagaatttctactttaacccaatctaagtgtatatatacgTGTAAAGCtacctcttggagacttgaactccagCCCTTgcccccccacaccccacaagcacttatacttgtagagtgaccaccACACCAAAGGTGCGCGATGATATccaattacaacaattaatccTATGCACATTTGACTAACAAATCAAATATTATGTTAGTATTTTATGTTAAAGATTaattaatttagatatttttgaaaggtcattatttttatttacatataatGTCACTAAATTTATATCATACTTTTTagtgttttcaataaaaatatataggattcgaatcttttgtttttattataatataactatcgaatatatatatatatatatatatatataaatgaataagTTAATGAATGTCTTAAGAGcattaatttatgaaatttttttatagaaaaataaaaaagtaattaatttttttgatggtTTTTTATATTGGGTTTTACTTATGTATGTCCTCAGGACATATTAGTAAaccattaataaaaaaattatgagaaagtgaaaaaatgactaacatttttaacaacttttttcaatttttcataaaaaatatcttaaaataaataattaatatatactcTTAGAATATATATTAACTggacatttttatatttttcataggATTctactaatgtgtgccctaagaaCACATAatagtaaactattttagaaaattttttatagaaaaatggaaaagatatcaacttttttgacagttttgttcaatttagcataaaatgtttcaaaaaataaataattaatgtgtgccctaattGGACCacatcaaactttttaaaaatggtaTATTAACAATTTTGATTTTCACAAGATACCCATTAACCAAGCCCACAAAGAAATTAAACAATGGAATTTGAATTGTTCCGATGTAGATTCCTAACTATGAAAGATGAGGATTGAGATCTCAtgcaatacctagggtattgcacGAGGTGTAATAGCTCTAATCTCAGCCCTTGATATAATCTAATGGTTAGAATGAAAGGACACGTCATCAATCCTTGTCacattatttttctcttctttttttcccctttcttcttctcttcagatttatcaaatttaaaaaatatctcTCTTCAACCAGAAAAATTTGTGGCTGAATCCTTTTTCTCTTTGTCGCCGAATCTCCATGGTTGCAACCAGCAACCACCGAGTCCACGACATGTTCAGTCGGTGCTAATTGGTTTGGCTTTCTCCTCTCTTAAGGCTTCTCTTGCTTTTCTTGTTCTCTCGAGTCTTGTGTTTGCACCGACTCCACTGCTGCTATCGGTGCTTCTCACTGGCATCATCACCACTGATGTTCATTGTTTATGTTTAGCAGAACTTCattgtcttattttattttaacatttgattttGGAAATGCACAAaagatgttttgtgaaaatatctATTTGAAACTTTGAAGTGATGTTAAAACTCACTGATTAGGAAAATAGGCGTGGTTTTTTTGTTGATGTATTGTTGTTttggtatgtgttttttttcctcctctgtttggattcattttgaaattattaaaacaagtgCTTTATTACAATCTCACTGAGTTTTTGGTAAAAGGGATGAGAGTTACTCTTCCAATAATGTAACTTTAGTTGTTATTAGATTTTCATATATATGTTGGCTATCACTTGTTTGTTTTCTGTTACATGGTTCTATCATCTTCTATTGGTTTTTCTCTTTGGGATTTTCCCTgttagtaattaatatttttttggaaatgttCACTTGctcaaatattttctcttttcattctTGCATCTAGTCTGAGTTTCCTTTAGTTGCTGAGAAAAGGTAAATATAGCATTGTTTATGAGAAACACCTTATCCATGGTCAAATATTAGACACTCTTCCATCTCTCATTGATTCAATagctcataaaaattattttagtgttATCTTTCCTTGTATTTGAGGTTTTGTCTATTTTTTCAGTATTATGAGGCAATGTGGGCGACAAGAACATTTGACTAATAGATCTATCTTGTTcctatttcctttcttttcttaataattttttgggttatCTATGTTTCATCTTTATGATGTATAGGGGAAAAAGAATTAGAGAAAAAAGTGAGTGCTTTGTACTTTAGACTTTCATGATTGCAAAGCTTAGGAATCAAAAACTTCCTTTTGTGTGAAAGGATCATccaattgttaaaaataaagttgtccacatttttacttacctatcaaaaaaaaaaaaaaaaaaaagagttgttgGCCACATTCTGATTTTTTGTTTCCCAGATCCTTGTATATGTTCATGCTTGTTTGTATGTCTTTTACTTGTACTTATATGgacttgaattttcattttgactACACAGATGGAGGAAAAAGGGCTTTATCAAAAGAATAACTGCAGACCTACTTAAGAACTTGAAATTTCAATGTTGGCGAAACCTCTGGAGGGGGAAGAAATTGTAATTCTCAGATTTgttatataagtttttttattttttaaattgcatttATAGATTGGAACTCCATAGCCAAAGCAGGTTACGGCTaggtttcttttaaatttaaaagattcaCTCTACCTATGTGCATATAAACTTGTACATACTAAGTTTCTTTGAGAATTTTATGTATGATGGTGGGTAAAGTTGTTTCTTATCAATAATGTGTATATTCATTAATATTCTTGTTATTTTGGCCTTGTGCTCAAAGTGtacattttaacaaaattttgttcattttttaatcaaattccTTCCTTTCTTGGCTATTCTTTTGAGGTCAAGTATTCATTGGAAGACCTTTGATATGTAATCCTtatttgcagaaaaataaaatccatgTGAAGTGTGAACACCTGGATGTAATTTGTGTTCTTAAGTTATCCAAGATTTTAGTACTTGGTCCATGTATATTCATACACAAAGAAAgttaacaacaaaaacaaaattgtatacATCCATTCATCAACACAAAATTAGACGCAACTTGCTCAGTGATTCAATTACATAGTAACAACAAAAGGCACAACACAATAGCTGGGACAAGTTCATTACATACTTCATTTTTTCCCACTTTTATACATATATGgtgataaatacaaaaacttgtcTATCTGTCCTCATTATTGTTGAAAAAGCCATAGACTAATTCTTGCATTCCCCACAGCTAAAATTGGAATTGGAATGATTAATTGAGATAGAAAATGCAAGAACTTGACCATCTTCCTACACTCTATTCCTCACCTCAGCTACATCCTTCTCTTCCATCTTCTCTTCTGTGAGTAGGAAGTGAAGGGAATCAGCCCAACTGGAGAATATCTTGGTGCATTTCTCAATTTGATGAATCGTCCTCAAGACCGCATAGTAtgcatataaaataattaaccTCACTTCAAAAGTTTTGAATAGAAATTTTCACAAACAACTTATGTGTATTTCCAaaatcaatattaaaataagACAATGAACTAATGTGAAACCCAAACCACAATAGCAACAAACTAAGAAATATTATTAAGCTAAGAAGCATAGTAGTATTTCAATGAAAGAAACTAAAGTGATAATATTTAGTGTTGTAAAACataaatgaaagaaatgaaTGAATCTTTGGTAATGAAATcagggaaagaaaaataaaatttataaatccgATATCAAAATTTCCCTAATGCCAAAGCCAAGAAACCCATACACACAACTACAAGCATACAATTTTCCGTTTAATCACAGTACATTCTTCCATACCCATTTTTTAAACCTAAGCAAAATCAAGCTTTTTGTCAtgtttagagcatccacatcagtggaTGCAAAGTCttgcaaaatgcaaaaaaaatccttcattttacacattttgataaataaaaaaacacccacatcagtgggtgtaaaaatgtgcataaatgcacaattcctacagtaactgtgcatatatgcacgatTACTGTAGCActtgcatttattattttattaattttttttctctctcttgtcttTGGTTGCTAAccgtttttctcatttttctctcttttgtctctgcttctttttccttttctcttctccTTCTAGCTCCAACCCTCGCCGTCCTCATCACCAGCCTCACTGTCCTCGTCACTAGCGTCGTTGGCTTCATTGGAACCCACATCTCCATGGCCTTGAAGAGACGAGGCGACGGGGTTTTGGGTCTCAACAACTTTAATGGGTCTTGAATGGCTTTGTTTGCCGATCGGGGTGGGTGATGATGGGTCTCGACAACTccaatcctctctctctctctagctttgtgaattttaaattcctttatttctttcctATCGCGTTGTCTTCTCTGATTTGGTGGTGCTAGGAATCAAGATGAAGAGATTGTCAAATCGGAGCTAAAATCTTAAGATTTGTGGTGGTGCAGGTGTGGGCTCGTGGAGGAGCCAAAATCTTAAGATTTGTCACAATCGTTCATGGTGgtttgtgtggtggtggtggtggtggagttgggaggatttaagaaaattttgtttaatttgtcTTAAATCTGAGTTGTTTGGTTTGTGAGAAAATTTGGGATGTTGTTTGGATGTTTTGTggttattttattatgaaatggaGGATTGTAATTattgtttggttggtgagaaagtgagagagagaggcagtGAGGGAGAGATGGGTTTTTGACTaggtctgtgagagagagagaggaggtgagggagagaataataaaaaattgtaaaagaatgaatattttattgaataaatgtgcagaatagataaactgatgtgggtgttctATAAAAATgggtgtgtaaaatagaaaaagtagtttttttgtgcaaaatagATGGAAAGTTTGCATCTACATCAGCAAGcaaaatgagaaacaaaaagaaaaattagatagaAAAGACActagagggaaagagagagggaaCTTGGCAACCACGAGTGGTGTTGACTCGTGGTGATGCTAATGAGAAGCGCCGCCAGCAGCGGTGGTGTAGGTGCAAGCAGAAGCTCGACGGGGGTTGAGAGAGAagccttaaaaaaagaaaacgctAGACCAAATAGCACAAGGTGGTGGTGTGGTGGACTCGGTGGTTGCTAGCTGCAACCATTGAAATTCGGcaacaaagagaaaaaggatttagtcacaaatttttctagttgaagagagagatattttttgaatttggtaaatctgaagagaaaaagaaagggaaaaaaaagaaaagaaaaataatgtaaCAAGGATCGCTGACATGTCCTTTCATTCTAGCCATTAGATTATATCAAGGGATGGGATTAGAGCTATTGCACCCTATGCAATACCCTAGACATTGCACGAAATCTCAATTCAAAAGATGAATACTAATCTTTTATGATTTGATAGTGTAGGGAATGACATAGCTGTCATT
The sequence above is drawn from the Quercus lobata isolate SW786 chromosome 12, ValleyOak3.0 Primary Assembly, whole genome shotgun sequence genome and encodes:
- the LOC115972635 gene encoding beta-carotene isomerase D27, chloroplastic; this encodes MKPLALPLPLRPISIFPNPSYPLFFYQPKPLPQTRVFRVLYSSLQSKPVKVEDAASSSKPEYKPGFLDHLFLNLFRNKLVQEVGWDSEKPGYDGLIEVANRLMMKGRTNSDTREATVRILVSLFPPFLLELYRILITPIGGGKVAAMMVARVTALTCQWLMGTCTVNSVDLPDGTSCRSGVFVDKCKYLEESKCVGICINTCKLPTQNFFKDYMGIPLLMEPNFSDYTCQFKFGILPPLAEDDIALKEPCLEICPDATRRREVTRAMNVPQCPKA
- the LOC115971348 gene encoding DEAD-box ATP-dependent RNA helicase 24, which encodes MSKRKFGFEGFGINRQPTFNFETSQQPQRLYVPPSSRFHHDNYEDTDLDNIDYDENNNNNKENQTNTDDEDDDDDDDDNNNNNNNDRNEGDEIDPLDAFMESIQEEVRSAPPPKPKDKAERYKDDEEDDPMETFLRAKKDLGLTLASEALHAGYNSDEEVYAAAKAIDAGMVEYDSDDNPIVLDKKKIEPILPLDHSEIDYDPFTKDFYEEKESISGMSEQDVAEYRKSLAIRVSGFDVPRPIKAFEDSGFSVQLMNAIKKQGYEKPTSIQCQALPIVLSGRDVIGIAKTGSGKTAAFVLPMIVHIMDQPEIGKEEGPIGVICAPTRELAHQIFLEAKKFSKSHGICVSAVYGGMSKLEQFKELKAGCEIVVATPGRLIDMIKMKALTMLRATYLVLDEADRMFDLGFEPQIRSIVGQIRPDRQTLLFSATMPRKVEKLAREILTDPVRVTVGEVGMANEDITQVVHVIPSDAEKLPWLLEQLPGMIDNGDVLVFASKKTTVDEIESQLVQKAFKVAALHGDKDQASRMEILQKFKSGVYHVLIATDVAARGLDIKSIKSVVNFDIARDMDMHVHRIGRTGRAGDKDGTAYTLITQKEARFAGELVNCLIAAGQNVSMELMDLAMKDGRFRSKRDARKGGGKKGKGRGGGGGGGSGRGVRGVDFGLGIGYNPESNNTSPSSVPSRSAAVNSLRTGAMAHFKSKFVAASSNSQNQGLSNSSSAYANKRTALPGFVSGGSIGGDVYRPQTTISFCPATSGVNTTSQISTENATQKNPESSRDKPRERRRPSGWDR